A genome region from Pseudorca crassidens isolate mPseCra1 chromosome 20, mPseCra1.hap1, whole genome shotgun sequence includes the following:
- the HAMP gene encoding hepcidin, producing MALNAQIRATCLLLLLVSLTSGFVLPPQTRQLADLQTQDTAGAAAGLTPVLQRLRRDTHIPICTFCCGCCFKATCGLCCRT from the exons ATGGCACTGAACGCGCAGATCCGGGCCAcctgcctcctgcttctcctgGTCAGCCTGACCAGTGGCTTCGTTCTCCCACCCCAG ACAAGACAGCTCGCAGACCTCCAGACCCAGGACACAGCAGGAGCTGCAGCTGGCTTGACG CCCGTGCTCCAGAGGCTGAGACGAGACACCCACATCCCCATCTGCACGTTCTGCTGCGGCTGCTGTTTTAAAGCAACATGTGGGTTATGCTGCAGAACATAG
- the USF2 gene encoding upstream stimulatory factor 2 isoform X1 has product MDMLDPGLDPAASATAAAAAASHDKGPEAEEGVELQEGGDGPGAEEQTAVAIASVQQAAFGDHNIQYQFRTENNGGQVTYRVVQVTDGQLDGQGDTAGAVSVVSTAAFAGGQQAVTQVGVDGATQRPGPAAASVPPGPAAPFPLAVIQNPFSNGGSPAAEAVSGEARFAYFPASSVGDTTAVSVQTTDQSLQAGGQFYVMMTPQDVLQTGTQRTIAPRTHPYSPKIDGTRTPRDERRRAQHNEVERRRRDKINNWIVQLSKIIPDCNADNSKTGASKGGILSKACDYIRELRQTNQRMQEAFKEAERLQMDSELLRQQIEELKNENAVLRAQLQQHNLEMVGESARQ; this is encoded by the exons atgGACATGCTGGACCCGGGTCTGGATCCTGCTGCCTCGGCTaccgctgctgctgccgccgccag TCACGACAAGGGACCCGAGGCAGAGGAGGGCGTCGAGCTGCAGGAAG GCGGGGACGGCCCTGGGGCGGAGGAGCAGACGGCGGTGGCCATCGCCAGCGTCCAGCAGGCGGCGTTCGGCGACCACAACATCCAGTACCAATTCCGCACAGAGAATAATGGAGGACAG GTGACATACCGCGTAGTCCAGGTGACTGATGGTCAGCTGGACGGCCAGGGCGACACAGCAGGCGCCGTCAGCGTCGTGTCTACGGCTGCCTTCGCGGGGGGGCAGCAGGCTGTGACCCAGGTGGGTGTGGATGGGGCCACCCAGCGCCCCGGCCccgctgctgcctctgtgcccccAGGTCCCGCAGCGCCCTTCCCACTG GCTGTAATCCAAAATCCCTTCAGCAATGGTGGCAGCCCGGCAGCTGAGGCTGTCAGTGGGGAGGCACGATTTGCCTATTTCCCAGCGTCCAGTGTGGGAGATACCACGGCTGTGTCCGTACAGACCACAGACCAGAGCTTGCAGGCTGGAG GCCAGTTCTATGTCATGATGACGCCCCAGGACGTGCTTCAGACAGGAACGCAGAGGACAATTGCACCCCGGACACACCCCTACTCCCC gaaaATCGACGGAACCAGGACACCACGGGATGAGAGAAGGAGAGCTCAACATAATGAAG TGGAGCGGAGGCGGAGGGACAAGATCAACAACTGGATCGTCCAGCTTTCAAAAATCATTCCAGATTGTAATGCAGATAATAGCAAGACAGGAGCG AGTAAAGGAGGGATCCTGTCGAAGGCCTGTGACTACATCCGGGAGCTGCGCCAGACCAACCAGCGCATGCAGGAGGCCTTCAAGGAGGCCGAGCGGCTGCAGATGGACAGTGAGCTCCTGAGGCAGCAG ATCGAGGAGCTGAAGAACGAGAATGCCGTGCTCCGCGCCCAGCTGCAGCAGCACAACCTGGAGATGGTGGGCGAGAGCGCCCGGCAGTGA
- the USF2 gene encoding upstream stimulatory factor 2 isoform X3 yields the protein MDMLDPGLDPAASATAAAAAASHDKGPEAEEGVELQEGGDGPGAEEQTAVAIASVQQAAFGDHNIQYQFRTENNGGQVTYRVVQVTDGQLDGQGDTAGAVSVVSTAAFAGGQQAVTQAVIQNPFSNGGSPAAEAVSGEARFAYFPASSVGDTTAVSVQTTDQSLQAGGQFYVMMTPQDVLQTGTQRTIAPRTHPYSPKIDGTRTPRDERRRAQHNEVERRRRDKINNWIVQLSKIIPDCNADNSKTGASKGGILSKACDYIRELRQTNQRMQEAFKEAERLQMDSELLRQQIEELKNENAVLRAQLQQHNLEMVGESARQ from the exons atgGACATGCTGGACCCGGGTCTGGATCCTGCTGCCTCGGCTaccgctgctgctgccgccgccag TCACGACAAGGGACCCGAGGCAGAGGAGGGCGTCGAGCTGCAGGAAG GCGGGGACGGCCCTGGGGCGGAGGAGCAGACGGCGGTGGCCATCGCCAGCGTCCAGCAGGCGGCGTTCGGCGACCACAACATCCAGTACCAATTCCGCACAGAGAATAATGGAGGACAG GTGACATACCGCGTAGTCCAGGTGACTGATGGTCAGCTGGACGGCCAGGGCGACACAGCAGGCGCCGTCAGCGTCGTGTCTACGGCTGCCTTCGCGGGGGGGCAGCAGGCTGTGACCCAG GCTGTAATCCAAAATCCCTTCAGCAATGGTGGCAGCCCGGCAGCTGAGGCTGTCAGTGGGGAGGCACGATTTGCCTATTTCCCAGCGTCCAGTGTGGGAGATACCACGGCTGTGTCCGTACAGACCACAGACCAGAGCTTGCAGGCTGGAG GCCAGTTCTATGTCATGATGACGCCCCAGGACGTGCTTCAGACAGGAACGCAGAGGACAATTGCACCCCGGACACACCCCTACTCCCC gaaaATCGACGGAACCAGGACACCACGGGATGAGAGAAGGAGAGCTCAACATAATGAAG TGGAGCGGAGGCGGAGGGACAAGATCAACAACTGGATCGTCCAGCTTTCAAAAATCATTCCAGATTGTAATGCAGATAATAGCAAGACAGGAGCG AGTAAAGGAGGGATCCTGTCGAAGGCCTGTGACTACATCCGGGAGCTGCGCCAGACCAACCAGCGCATGCAGGAGGCCTTCAAGGAGGCCGAGCGGCTGCAGATGGACAGTGAGCTCCTGAGGCAGCAG ATCGAGGAGCTGAAGAACGAGAATGCCGTGCTCCGCGCCCAGCTGCAGCAGCACAACCTGGAGATGGTGGGCGAGAGCGCCCGGCAGTGA
- the USF2 gene encoding upstream stimulatory factor 2 isoform X2 has translation MDMLDPGLDPAASATAAAAAASHDKGPEAEEGVELQEGGDGPGAEEQTAVAIASVQQAAFGDHNIQYQFRTENNGGQVTYRVVQVTDGQLDGQGDTAGAVSVVSTAAFAGGQQAVTQVGVDGATQRPGPAAASVPPGPAAPFPLAVIQNPFSNGGSPAAEAVSGEARFAYFPASSVGDTTAVSVQTTDQSLQAGGQFYVMMTPQDVLQTGTQRTIAPRTHPYSPKIDGTRTPRDERRRAQHNEGGESPGHRGSAVNVASFLLFLLQWSGGGGTRSTTGSSSFQKSFQIVMQIIARQERVKEGSCRRPVTTSGSCARPTSACRRPSRRPSGCRWTVSS, from the exons atgGACATGCTGGACCCGGGTCTGGATCCTGCTGCCTCGGCTaccgctgctgctgccgccgccag TCACGACAAGGGACCCGAGGCAGAGGAGGGCGTCGAGCTGCAGGAAG GCGGGGACGGCCCTGGGGCGGAGGAGCAGACGGCGGTGGCCATCGCCAGCGTCCAGCAGGCGGCGTTCGGCGACCACAACATCCAGTACCAATTCCGCACAGAGAATAATGGAGGACAG GTGACATACCGCGTAGTCCAGGTGACTGATGGTCAGCTGGACGGCCAGGGCGACACAGCAGGCGCCGTCAGCGTCGTGTCTACGGCTGCCTTCGCGGGGGGGCAGCAGGCTGTGACCCAGGTGGGTGTGGATGGGGCCACCCAGCGCCCCGGCCccgctgctgcctctgtgcccccAGGTCCCGCAGCGCCCTTCCCACTG GCTGTAATCCAAAATCCCTTCAGCAATGGTGGCAGCCCGGCAGCTGAGGCTGTCAGTGGGGAGGCACGATTTGCCTATTTCCCAGCGTCCAGTGTGGGAGATACCACGGCTGTGTCCGTACAGACCACAGACCAGAGCTTGCAGGCTGGAG GCCAGTTCTATGTCATGATGACGCCCCAGGACGTGCTTCAGACAGGAACGCAGAGGACAATTGCACCCCGGACACACCCCTACTCCCC gaaaATCGACGGAACCAGGACACCACGGGATGAGAGAAGGAGAGCTCAACATAATGAAG GAGGTGAATCGCCCGGGCACAGAGGGAGTGCTGTGAACGTAGCCTCGTTCTTGCTGTTCTTGCTGCAGTGGAGCGGAGGCGGAGGGACAAGATCAACAACTGGATCGTCCAGCTTTCAAAAATCATTCCAGATTGTAATGCAGATAATAGCAAGACAGGAGCG AGTAAAGGAGGGATCCTGTCGAAGGCCTGTGACTACATCCGGGAGCTGCGCCAGACCAACCAGCGCATGCAGGAGGCCTTCAAGGAGGCCGAGCGGCTGCAGATGGACAGTGAGCTCCTGA